In Lagenorhynchus albirostris chromosome 1, mLagAlb1.1, whole genome shotgun sequence, the sequence GGGGGTATTGGAGGGTGGGGTgccaggtccccagaccctgcacTGAGCTCACCCCTCCTGTCTCAACGTCCCCAGGTGGGCACATGGAGGGCTTTCTGTTGGTGGCTCTCAGAGCCAGGACTGGACCTTGGTTCTCCCTGGGATGCTGCCACCACACAGTTGATGACACAGCGTCATAAGCCCTCTCGCCCCATCCTCCCTATCACACAGGCCACGTGTGGcaccaagcccccccacccccaccttcacCCAATTCCGGTCGGTCACTCGTCCCGGGAGACCTGAGTTCTCTCCCAGCACagccgtgtgaccttggtcaGAGCCTTTGTCATCCATTCAACAGATGTGCCGGAGCCAAGCTGGACCTCAAGAGCCTGCAGTGACCAGAcactctcccttcctccagggagaccagggctggagagagattccctctgcagctgcagatgcCCTCGGGTCCATTCCCCAAGGACAGCCGTCCTGGGCAGCACCAAGAGGACCTGCCTTGGAGCCAGGAGATCCTACTGCGAGGCCCATTTTTGTCCCTCGCTAAGCAGTAGTACAGACCTGGGTAACTGCTCACACTTGATGGGTTACAGTGTCTGGAAAATGAGGGTGTTGCACTGGATGGTAGCTTTCAGAATTTCATTAGCAGTTGAGCCGCGTTGCAAATGAAATCTTACTCGTATGACAGATAATCGTTAATATTCATTGGGCTCTTACTGTTCCAGCTACCCTCCTGAACCTTCCATGCATTGACGCACAGTGCCCTGGGCCACGCTGCGCCCAGTTTACAGGTGAGAACCATGAACCAGAGAGCTGCAATTTGCCCAACACAGATGAAGCAGTTAAAAGCAGACTTTCCTGCTTGGcggtggggaaaggaaggaaatcgAGTTGCTCCGCTTCACCTTCTCCTGCTTCCTTTGGCGTCTCTGGAAGGACCTCTGCAGAGTCCAAGGGTCTCCGAGACCAAGTTCAAGTCCACTGGATGAATGACCTCAAAGGGAGCTGGAACTGTGATTTTCCAAGCCACTTTGCTCCTTCTGATGGCTTGTCCAGGTGCCCAGCTCACGCCCCAAGCCTCCTGCTTCCTCCACACCTCACGGGCTCACCATTAGGTACACGCATTCACACATGAAGGCTTGAGCCTCGTGCATGTCCGCGtgcacgcgcgcgcacgcacacggATCTTTCTGTATTAAACACAAAGGTTTTCATCACCACCGTAAACTTCAAAGGCTTGGAACTTGGAACCAACACCTTTCCAGCCTCTTAGTGAGTCCCAGACCCCTCGGGGGAGAGCAGCTTGTTCTCCTCAATGTAATTAGCACCACCGccacccagccccccaccccctggcgaTGGGGACTTAGAGGAACAGACGGGCCTCCTAAACCACTTACCAAGTGCATCTTGATATCAAAAGATTTGTAGCACGGAGTTCTAGCGCCTCCGCAATATCAGTCCCTGTAATCGTTTcggtttgtcaatttttttcaaaacatcAGATACAAGTTTGAAAGGCGGGCGGGTCATACATGTGAGCCCTGGCCCCTCCAGCCTGCTCTCCTCTGGCCTCTGCCCCAAGGCCAGCCCGGAACCCCTTCCCCTGCCCACGGACAGGGCAGGCAGTGAGTGACTGCAGGACGAGCTACTTGGGAAAGATTACTGAGCCCTCAGGAATCACAAAACATCGTCCTTTTCCCAGGAAAGCAGACTTTGACTTGTTCGGCTACTTTTATTGTGAGATTTAGCACCGATGTGCTTTGGTTTTGGGTGATGGTTTAATCCTGAATTAAAGTGGCTCTCAGCAGTTAAACACAGGCCACTTTATGTCCCTGTGTCGCCTTGGGCATGAAAGCACGATGAGGCCCCCAGAGACTGAGGGTGCAGGTGGAAGGATTAAAGGCAGGTGGGGCCCCGGGGTGTACCCTGGAGGCTGACTTGAAGACCAGACGCCTGGAGAAAGCAGCAGGACCTGCCAGGAGGACCCGCCAACCCAGGAAGACCCAGGAAACGCTCAGAACAATCCAGGCCTTTGGCTGCCTCCGCACTCAGCGGACTTCATTCCGCAGGTGAGGCCTCGAATCATAAACGCGAACCACCCGGCAGCGTGTGATCCCTGAGTAGGAGGCACAAGGCCATGCCTGTGTCCTGGAAGATGACGTACCTGGTTATTTGTCAGACTTCAGTTCAACGATGCACAGCTCCGATCCCAGATCAATGGTCTCCTCCCTGAACTGAAACTGCAGCCCAGCCCGGGACAGGCCTGGAGGAATCTTGATGATTCACACAAGACCAAGACtgagcaaacgtcattctcagaGCTGGCTCAGGCTCTGAGGCTGGAACGGCCTTCTGTGGGAGGTGAGAACGGGCCAGGACCCCTGGTTCCCACACAAGGagccccccccatccccccagctgAGAAGACCCTCTCCTGGCAACGAGTGTGACTAAGAAAGCATTGCTTTTCCCGTGGTCAGTGGAAGTCGGAAAGTAGAGCAAAGCGTCGCCATCCCCTCCCGGCCTTGAAAAGTAAGAAGCAGTAGAGGAGCTGGTCAAGAATACGTGCGCAGTACAGAGGCCACCGCTGTCCCCAGGTGAGCCTGAACTCCACTGTCGGTGTCTCATCACCACGTCCCGTGTTTGTTTTTGTCAGTCCTGTTGCTTCTTAGACTGAACTGCAAAGATCCCAGAACAGCAATGCAAGCTGCATGCCCCCCGCAAACCCAGGCGTGTCTCATCATTTCTGGGAGATTTAGGGATGGAAAGTCAGAGGTAGGAACTTTAGCTGCTGAGACCAAACACCCCAAAGACAGCCTGAGACGAGGGATAGCCCTGCACTCACCCTGGGAAGAGTGGGTTGGAATCGGGGAGACCCCAAGGAGCTATTGGGAGTTTCCAGATTGTCCCTAAAGCCACAGGGGAGAAGATGGAGGCCCTACCCCAGGTCCTTGGGCCACGCTCCGCTTCCCAGGaccctctcccacctctgtccTGAGCCCTTCCTCCGCCTGGTCCCTCTAGATTCACGCCAGTCGGACATTCGGCTTTGAGGGGAGAAGTCCGCTCTCCGCTGGATCTGCCAGGCCTCATCACCCTGACTGTGCTCGGCCCCTCTAAGGAGCCGGGCCAGCATCCCATAATAAAGAGCAAGTCGGACAAAAGTGCCAGGTAGCAGACGGCTTGCAGGGAGTTGGGAGGTAAGTCCATCCTCCTGAGGCCCAGACAGCACGACTGTGTGCATGGGGGCGGGGTGCACCTTTCTAGCATCAGTGCAGGGCTGTGAAACTGGGGAGAAGACACAGGTGGAGGTACAGAGGGTAAAGCATCAGCAGCTGCTCCCAGGGGTCAACATAGAGATCACCCATCCCCACAGAGCCACTCGGCAAACCTGCAAAGAGTAAGGGGAGATGACAGACCACACAGTGGATAAAGTGGGCACCTGGGCAAGAGCATCTGAGGCACCCCATGGGGTTTGAACCACAGGGAAGGGCTTGAAGAGAGACACGGGTCCAATCCTCCTGCAGGTGGAGGCAAGGCGGACCCTCCTGTACtctgttcattcagcaaatatctcCTGGGCGCGGGGGCCATCCTACCGCAGAGGGCTTAGCAGGGGAAGAAATCAGAAGCAGCCTTGCCTCTTGTGAGAATTAcatgggaagaaacagaaaggaagcagGTCCACAGGCAAGATCAATGTAGAAGTAAaagttatgaagaaaataaaggagaagaatAAGAATAAGGAGAGGGATGAGGTGGAGGAGGGTGGTTAATTAGAAGTGGGCGGTTGGGGAAGGCTTGGCAATGAAGCGATATTTGACTTTTGACTAAAGTGACAAGAGAGAGCGGCCGCTTGAAGGTCGGGGACAGAGTGTCCAGGCAGATGGAGCAGCTCGTGCAAAGATACCAAGGTGGAAATCAGGATGGGAGCGTTCAAGGAGCAGAAAGTAGGCCAGTGTGCTTGGAGCAGAGTGTTGTGGTGATGTGGCCAAGAGGGCCGCCGTAGGGAGTTTGGATTCTACTGAAACCCAAAGAAAGCCCATTATAGCGTTTCAGCAGAAAATGACATCACTGAAGAATACCACGAAAAGGGAGACCCATTACGAGGCTGGGGCCGTGGTCCTACCTGGAGATGACGCGGCCTGGCGCAGAGGATGTGTCGAGGTGAAGCTGAAAGATGGGGTATAAGGtgtgagagaaagggaggaattaGATGTGGCTCTGGGTTTGGTTCTGAACAACCGGACgggttttttttaagagatgGGGAGATTGAGGGGAAGCAGGTTCAGATGAGGACCAACGGCTCCACTTTGTCGTGTTAACTTTGAGGGTCTTTCCAAACATCAAATGCAGGGGCTCAGTTGGCAGGTGGATCCCCAAGGAGCTTGGCAGGAGGGCTCTGCACCAGCAGGTGTGTCCCAACATTTCCCACAATGGAGGATACCTACTGCGTGTGAGTCCCCCGCCTCCCGAGTGGGTTTTCCAGGTGCCGAGTAAGAAGGTCTAAGACTGAGTTGGGGAGAACCACGAAGAAAACAGCCACAGGCGGGGAGCTGTAGGAATTGGAAGGTCTAGGTCCTGAGTTTTCAGCCTGCTGGTCATCTGACCTTCATGCATTTGCTAGTTCTCACATCCTTCATCTGTAACGTGGAGTCACAAGACAATAGGAATGAAAGTGCCTGATACATGCTTGCTACAGAGTAACTGCCCAATGAACAGGCAGTTGACCCATAAATATTCCACTGGGAAGGTGTACTATGCTCTGAGTGTTTGTGGCCCCgccaaattcatatgtggaaatcctaacccccaggtGATGAGTTCCAGAGGGAGGATCCTCCATCAGTGGGATTAGTGACCTTAAAGAGAGTCCAGAGAGAGCCCAGGTCCTTTCCATCCAGTGATGGAGGACACAagaagtctgcaacctggaagagggccctcccCCCCCCAGGCCTCCCGGGGCCTCAGACTTCCTGACTCCAGGACTGTGAGCAATAAGTTTCTGCTGTTAACAAGCCCCCCAGGGGGTGGCATGTTGTTATAGCAACATGATAACACTAAGACAAGGTGTTTGCATTTTGCTGGGGGGAAAGGAAGTAGATAAGTAAATGTTAGGGCTGGTGAGTGGCTGTATGGAAATGGGGGGGGgtgggagaaaaagagggagagagagaaggagagagagaggcccGTGGCCACACCCATTCTAGGAGGGCACAGGAACGGAGATGGTTGAAAAGACTAAGCATCCCAATCTATATCTTTCTCTATAGCGCCCAGCAGGAGAGGCACAAATTCTGTTTAACAGAAGCTGTAGTAGCACCATTTCAGGGGGGAAGGCAACACCTTGGGTCATCTGCTCTTCTAAGGAAGTAGCTGCAGCAGGCCCTCCCTGTTGTGGGTCTGTTGAGGTCCTTATTAACACTATACTCTGTGAGGCCAACCCCGCTGTTCCCACCAGGATCCCAGCATCCTCGGTGCCTCTCACCTCCAGCCCAGGCAATTCTACGCCGGGTTCACTCCTGACTCTCAACTCTACCACTGTGGTCCTCCAAGTGTGTTCCATGGATCCATTTGAGGGGAGGGTGTCCCCAATACCCTTTCAGGAAGCCTGGGTGGTCACAACTATTCTCGTAATGCCAGACACGGTTTGCCACTTTCACCGTGTCAGCTTTTTGCACTGAGCTCAGAGCACTGGTGGGTGAAATCACCAGCCCCTTAGCAAGAATCAAGGCTCCTGTACCAGCAGTCATTATAGCCTTCACCACCACATGGTCTCAAGGTTTTAAAAAGCCAGCTTCATTTAAGAACGTTCTTGCAGAAGtagtaaaattattatttcaaccCTTGCATGCACATCCTTAATACTCTGCTGCATAGTCTAGTATGATTTGTTGTAAGAAAAGCACTTGTGTGCATACGTAAGTCACAAGGTAAgcttttttcatggaacaccagTTTTTGGGAGAAAACAGCTGATACACAAACTGTGGTTACTCAGACTTGGTATTTGGCATTTTCTCCAAAAGCGATGAAGTGAGCCTAGCACTTCAAGGAAAAtaactgacagtatttgttgcAATAATAAAATTTCAGCATCCAAATGAAAATTAGAACTTTCTAGATTTTGTATTTGCCACTGTGACCTTGAGACTTCCCAATACTTAAAGACTTTTCTAATGGGATTGGTGGTAATattaatgaatgtgattttttaaaattatacatacaaTGATTCAACATGCAGAAGATCTGCAGAACTCAggattttccaaatgaccaatgcatAGCATCACAGAATCATGCATGaataaaagatccattcaaagcACAGGAGTGAGCAATGGATTTTAATGGAACAGGATGAAAAGTTCGTTGGCATGGTTTCAGAGTTCACACTACAACCAACCTTTAAGAAGCTACCGCCTGTCAAATTTTGATATGGTACCAAAGAAGAATAACCACAGTTACCTGAAAGGGTCATTAAATGCTCTCTCCTTTGCCAGCTGTGCATAGCTGTGTGAAGCTGGATTATCATGCACTTCACATCAAAGCATCTTCCCACAGATCAAGTGCAGAAGCAGACATGCTTTCATAAATCCaggcattaaagagatttgcaaaattaTGTTTTTAGGTACCActcttattttttatacagtataattaatttttttataaaactacGTTATTTGTGTTGACATGTAatgggtttttttatttgttttttaaaagttataaatacataaaaatatatttaaatattttaaaattttattagttttaatttcAAACCCagtaaatattgacattttaaaaagctctttagAGTCCCCAgtaattttgaaatgtttaaatgGGTCCTAAGACCACAAGTATATGCTGGAGGGAAAGGAATCAGTGCACTGAGAGGCCGCAGGGGGAGAATACAGAAGCCTAGCAAATTAAAAACATTCCCTCTGTCATAGTTTCCTAACCAGCGAGTTGCAACAATTTAGTTGTCACAGCCCTGTGCCTTGTGAGTCATGAGCAGCTCTGTTTAAAACCCTTACTGAGCTCCCTTtcaatgtgtctttttgaagaaCACAGGCCATGACCCAGAAACCTGCAGATACCTGTTGTCCACTTACCCTTCGTAGGTGAGGCAGGATGCAGTCCATCAGCGGGACAGTGTCAGGCACAAGTTTCATCGTGATGCTGGCCCTTGGTTCCCCAGGGCGCTGTCAGCTAGCTACACGCCGTTGTCCAGTGGTTCTCCTGCTCCTGTCCTTGCAGCATTTCATGAATACGTCCCCccagcatatgaatttgaggggagaCACATTAGGACTAAAGCATTCagtttgtcatttctttctttcacagatCATCATCTAAACCCAACCCAAACTCAAACTACAGACCTTGGGTTTGTAtcatcaccaaacccaaggtcatccagattttcccctatgttatcttttaggagttttctagttttgtgtttacatttaggtctatggtcCATTTAGTTACTTGTGATGGGTATAAGATCTGTgcccagattctttttttttttttttttttttgcaggtggacgtccagttgttccagcaccatttgttgaagagactgtctttgctccattgtcgAAGCTCAGGTAACTCTCTTGATAGGGGTCCCTCTCTAGGTTCCCTATTCTGTTACACTGATCTACTTGTCTGCTCTCCAGCCAGCACCACACTGCCTGGATCGCTGCAGCTCGACAGTAAGTTTCGAAGTCGGGCAGCATCCGGCCTCGTTCCTCTCCTTCCGTCCTTCGCTGGCTCCTCTGGGTCTCACCGCTTTGGATCTGCATGGATTCCCACAGGCAAAGCCACCTCTTCTCACTCCGTGGCTGGTCCTTCCCCGGGCTTCCTGGGAGTTGAGCTCCAAGCGTGTGTGCCTGGTGGGCATCTCACTTCACCTTCTCGAGAACCTCCTCTTAAAAACACCCCTTTCTTCAGCTCTGTCCATTCCCATTCCCGAAACCAGAAGCTCAGACTTTCAGACATGGCCTTGCTAAAATGTGCAGGGGTTCCCATGCATTGGAGGATAAACGTGAATTCCTCTCGCCTCTGACATCTCGcttgtcttcctttcttcatctcctgctttctccccttccccctgggCTGCAGCTGCACCAGCCTCTTTTCTGTCCCTTGGCCACACCGAGCCTCTCCCACCTGTGGACCTGGAACCTGTTGGCCTCCGCCTGGAAGGCCCCTTCTCCCCCTCAGGTCACCCTTGTGTGCCACCTCTGCAGAGAAGACTTCCGCAACCATCGCTGCAGAAGTAACCTCCCCACCTGCTCTCCATCACCACCCTTTATTTCCTTGATAGCATTTATTGAAAGTATCTCATTATCTTGCTTGTTTCTGTTAGTTTCCTCGCTAACTAGCTGTGTTGTGGTTGGAATACATATGAGCCTCTGGAGGATCTGGGGACAGCCTGCTTctatctaaagaaaaaatatttttcttttctcctcctctgaaAACCCTCTTGGGAACCCTAAGGTTTTCAGACTTCGgaaaccaaagaaaaggaaagggagttCTTTTCAGGCAAAGACAACGTCTGTTCTTCCTCCTGCCAAAACCCTCAGCTGCAGGCAGGAAAGCTCAGAGCCAGTGGTTTTACTGAGTGGAGAGTGTGAAGActggagggggggcggggggattcCGGTAGGCAAACCCAGAACTCATCTCTCTAGAGGCTGTCTACCAGCCTCTCTGGAGGTGTCCCCACTGGTCTCGGGGGCTCTGGGCGGTGGGGAGGAGAGCCCAGCCTTTCCCAGAGCTGCTGGCGTCAGTGCAACTAGCCGGCCAGCCCACTGCCTGGGCCTGGACTCCTGTTCCAACAGGACCTGGACTTCAGGCAACCGCAGGGCGGGGCGCGTGCACGGTGAGGGGCATCCCAGCTCCTTCTTCAGCGCCAGCAAGTCAAGCCGGGGCCAGAACACCAGCCGCCGGCCCCGCACCCGGCCACCTCCCGGCGCCCGGCCACGTCTGTGTGCAGGACCTCCTCCCTGCAACGGTCAGGGCCGAGCAGCTGAGAGGAGCAGGTGGCCGAGTTCAAGGAGGCCCTCTCCCCGTTCGATGAGGACGGAGACGGCGCCATCAGCACGCGGGAGCTGGGCACCGTCCTGCGGTCGCCGGGCCAGAAACCCACTGAGGCCGAGCTCCGGGACCTGGTGGGCGAGCTGGACCGCGACGGCAGCAGCACCGTGGGCTTCCCCGAGCTCCTGGGCCTAATGGCCCGTAAGGTGAAGGGCAGGGACGCCAACACCAGATCCGGGAGGCCTTCTGCGTCTTCGACAAGGACGGCAACGGCCTGATGGGCACGGCCGAGCTGCGACACGTGATGACCCAGCTGGGTGAGAAGCCGAGAGACCAGGAAGTGGACGGGGACGAGCTGGTGCGCTACGAGGTGTTCGTACGCTTGCTGGTTTCCAAGGGCGGCCACagacccacctccacccccacccccatccccacccagggTGTCCGGGCTCCGCACATGGCGCCGGAGGACCTGCCTCCGTTCCCCCGGCCCCTCCGGGCACTGCTCCTCCGCTGGTTGACCTGATCCAGCTGTCtgtccccctttcctctcctctcctctcctctcctcgtTCCTGCCTACCTCCCCACCTTCTCCTTGCAGGATGACACAGGCCGCTCCCAAGCCCAGCAAACCCCAAATGTTCCATCCCTCGGGAGCAGAAGCTCAGGGACGTCCCTGTGCACCGACCAGGGCAGGAGGATGGTCACAGCCTCACTGGCCGCTCATGCCCCAGGGAGGGCGCGGTGTGCCCTCCGGGAGCCCTCCACGTGGGATCCCTAAAGCGCACCCGGCACCTCCATCCGCTGTGGACCAGGGCCCTGGGGCGAGGGGCACTCTTGGAGGCTGACAACCAGGGTCTGGCCTCCTGAGAAACACCACCTCCTTTCCCCGCCCCCGACTCCCCTGCACTCTCTTGTTCCCTTCTGTCTCTGTGCCAAACCGCGGTGAGGTGATTCATCTCTTAAAGCTGGGAGTCAGTTGTAACACGTTTGTATTCACCTTCTTGGAGGGAAATTTGAAAGGGAGAAAGAGGCCACAGGGGAATAAAGAAAACGTCTGTTTTTCTCTGGTTCCAGTGGAAATGATCCTTGTTAAGTTCAGGGTTTAAAAGAGGCAGGAATCTCTCTTTTTGTGCTTTTTGGAAGTGCGGTGAAATCTTGTATTGATGGGCGTAGCGAACAGAGAGGAGTCTAGGCAAGGTAAatcttgaatatttatttcaaataaaatggaGAAGTTGGCAGCAAAGGGTGGTTAAAAATCCATGTAGAGCTTCTAAGATCTGAGTCGATTATGGTGGGGAAGGAACAGTGGTCTGTGTTCATGGATTTCTTACATTCATGATCGAGTTGTTGGGAAGTGCGGTTTGAAGAAAGTCCGGGCTGGAGAGGGCCCGTGTGGTGCAAAAGCAAGAGACAGTGCTTCCCGCGTTAAACCCTGGCTCCCAGAGGTGGCATCAGATAACCCCAAGGCCGAAGGGGCTTGTCAGAG encodes:
- the LOC132528763 gene encoding LOW QUALITY PROTEIN: calmodulin-like protein 3 (The sequence of the model RefSeq protein was modified relative to this genomic sequence to represent the inferred CDS: inserted 1 base in 1 codon) is translated as MEDTYCVTWTSGNRRAGRVHGEGHPSSFFSASKSSRGQNTSRRPRTRPPPGARPQEQVAEFKEALSPFDEDGDGAISTRELGTVLRSPGQKPTEAELRDLVGELDRDGSSTVGFPELLGLMARKVKGRDXQHQIREAFCVFDKDGNGLMGTAELRHVMTQLGEKPRDQEVDGDELVRYEVFVRLLVSKGGHRPTSTPTPIPTQGVRAPHMAPEDLPPFPRPLRALLLRWLT